CGCGGAAATTCCGCGCCCCCTGCTGCTCGCTTTAAACTCTGTTTTACAGGTTTCCCTCTAGCCGCCTCGCCACCTGCTGCGGGCTGGCTGTACCGGTGGTGCCGATCTGCTGGATGGTGATGGAGGAAACACAGTTGCCCAGCAGGGCCGCCTCCTCTACCTTTAGGCCCAGGCACAGCCCCAGCATGATCCCGGCGTTGGTCGCGTCCCCCGCGCCCACGATATCGATTGCCCCGGAAACGCGGAAGGCCGGCACGGCGGTCACCTGTCCCTCATCAAAGATCATAGAACCCTTATCGCCCAAGGTAACGAAGGCCGTTTTGCCATTGCGCGCGCAAAGCTCCCGCCCGCAGGCCTCCAAAACCGCCTGCGTGGGTTCCAGCGCCTGCCCCGGGCGCATGGCCTTGAGCAACTCGTGGTTGTTGCATTTGACCATTACATTACGGTACGCATCGATAAACGCGCGGGAATCGGCATAGAAGAACTGCCGCGGCCGCTCCTTGGCCAGGGCGCAGACCGCCTCGCGCACAAATGGGGTGAGCACGCCGCTGTCCTCCTGCACGAACTGATCGGTAATGATCACGCCGTCCGCCCAATCGATGGCCTCGCGCAGGGCCTGTACCAGCGCATCTTTATACTTTTGCGGCATGGGGGAAAAATCCCGAAAA
Above is a genomic segment from Luoshenia tenuis containing:
- a CDS encoding PfkB family carbohydrate kinase gives rise to the protein MDRIIAALGRTQDARIIVFGDYCLDKYLYIDPKRDEPSVETGLTAYQVHRKQMYAGVGGTITNNLRALGAQVRCIGAIGCDGEGFELKQALTKVGADIRYMVEMPDRCTNTYTKPMRKQPDGSYQEMERLDFRDFSPMPQKYKDALVQALREAIDWADGVIITDQFVQEDSGVLTPFVREAVCALAKERPRQFFYADSRAFIDAYRNVMVKCNNHELLKAMRPGQALEPTQAVLEACGRELCARNGKTAFVTLGDKGSMIFDEGQVTAVPAFRVSGAIDIVGAGDATNAGIMLGLCLGLKVEEAALLGNCVSSITIQQIGTTGTASPQQVARRLEGNL